A stretch of the Candidatus Tanganyikabacteria bacterium genome encodes the following:
- a CDS encoding DUF1460 domain-containing protein — MPPAETLRLVAASSVFLAALAIAAAPILAAAVPARRPAHHVTAADREIYSRLLAAVRVVPADRRGARLVAAGLALEGTPYVAGALEVPGAERLVCNLRGLDCVTFVEACLAAARVADLPDPPFEAFLAELARNRYRDGRIDGYASRLHYFSEWIARNAARGALRDVTADLGGVPADRQIDYMSAHRKLYPRLASERTFAAIQATERELSARSLVLVPRDRVAAIEADLQDGDILAIVPTTAGLDVSHTGLVRRGADGRPRLLHAPDVGDRVRTTTDTVAEYVAGHAKVHGLIVARPL; from the coding sequence GCCGCCGTCCCGGCCCGCCGGCCGGCCCACCACGTGACGGCGGCCGACCGCGAGATATACTCGCGCCTGCTCGCGGCCGTGCGGGTGGTGCCGGCCGACCGGCGCGGCGCGAGACTGGTCGCGGCGGGCCTGGCGTTAGAAGGCACGCCGTACGTCGCGGGAGCCCTCGAGGTTCCCGGGGCCGAACGGCTGGTGTGCAACCTGCGGGGCCTGGATTGCGTGACGTTCGTCGAGGCGTGCCTTGCGGCGGCTCGCGTCGCCGACCTGCCCGACCCGCCGTTCGAGGCGTTTCTGGCGGAACTGGCGCGGAACCGCTATCGCGACGGGCGCATCGACGGGTACGCGAGTCGCCTGCACTACTTCAGCGAGTGGATCGCCCGCAACGCCGCCCGCGGCGCGCTCCGGGACGTCACGGCCGATCTCGGCGGCGTTCCCGCGGACCGGCAGATCGACTACATGAGCGCGCATCGCAAGCTCTACCCGCGCCTGGCCAGCGAACGGACCTTCGCGGCCATCCAGGCGACCGAGAGGGAACTCTCGGCCCGGAGCCTGGTCCTCGTGCCCCGGGATAGGGTCGCGGCAATCGAGGCCGACCTGCAGGATGGCGACATCCTGGCGATCGTGCCGACCACAGCGGGCCTCGACGTCTCCCACACCGGCCTGGTGCGGCGCGGAGCCGACGGGCGGCCGCGACTGCTGCACGCGCCGGACGTCGGGGACCGGGTTCGCACCACCACCGACACCGTGGCCGAATACGTGGCCGGGCACGCCAAGGTGCACGGCCTGATCGTCGCCAGACCGCTGTAA